The DNA region agtttgtctccttgcacaaaaattaattcaaaatggatcaaagacctaaatataagatctgaaacaataaattacatagaagtaaacataagtactaaattcatggactttggcagtagagaacattttatgaatttgaccctaaaggcaagcgaagtaaaggcaaagataaataaatgaacgggactacattaaactaagaagcttttgcacagcaaaagaaactgacaacaaaacaaatagacaagcaactaaatgggagatggtattttAAAACAAGgtctcagataaggggctaatatccataatatataaagaactcacaaactcagcaacaaacaagcaaacaatccaataaaaaaaatggacatgaagagacacttctcctaagaagaaatacaaatgacctacagatatatgaaaaaatgctcatcttcactagctattagagatatgcaaatcaaaaatacaaaagataccacctcacatctgttagattagctattatcaagacaggtaataacaagcgtTGGAGAGGTTATGGAGAAacaggaatcctcattcactgttggtgagaatgtaaattactacaaccattatggaagaaagaaagtatggtggttcctcaaaaaattaagaatagaactaccatatgacccagcaatccctctactgggtatatacccccaaaacttgaaaacatgggtgtGTAataacacatgcacccccatattcattgaagcattgttcacggtggccaagacatggaaacagccaaaatgcccttcaatagaggattggataaagaagatgtggtacatttatacaatggaatactactcagccataagaaatgatgacatactaccatttacgacaacatggatggaccttgataacattatactgagtgaaataagtaaatcagaaaaagctaacagttgtatgattccatacataggtgggacacaaaattgagactcatggacatagataaaagtgcagtggttaccagggggaaggtaaggaaagagagggaggggagtggggggatggggaggtgcttaaagagaaacaaaatatagggtgacagaggatgttTTGACTTTGGGCTAttggtatacagcataattgactgtccaaatgatgtggagatattttttctaaattgatgtgctctggttgaccaatgtcacctttttaaatttaattgtctgaagaaaagaattaattaattaatttaaaaaaacatggcTTCATAAACTTTACCTATTACCTACTGAACCACAACATTGGTGGTGAGGTCCAGATCTCTGTACAATAAAATCTCCTTAGGTGATTTTTATGTACACTATTTGAGAATCAAGGGtatgactcaaattttttcttttttcaatttgtttACACACCTTTGTCTCAAAAGAAATTCATAAAAACAGAGCCCGGTCTTAATGTCACCTCTTCACTCTTAGGCTAAGTACAAATTCCTTAATCTTTTGGAACTTCTTTTGTCATTAGTACAATGTGGGTATAACTACCTTGGAGGATTGTTGACTAGAGACACTGTAAAGTGCCTGATATTGTAGTTTCCTAATAAATggaggttatttttatttgtcatttaacTCATATTCTACTCTTAAATagctacaattcttttttttttccaggtgtgtatgtgtggtggaGGAGAAAGAATTTTCTCTACCTTCAAGGTTCTTTTGGCTAGTTTAATAATCAATAGACATGAGAcaaattagcaagagaaaataaccaaatttaattcaTACATATGTATGGGAACCTCACATACATGAGAGTGTCAGAGACCCCCTGTGCACAACAGGTTCACAAACAGAATAGGAACTGACATTCTGAGCTAGGAATGAGATGCGAGGTGGCTTGGGGACTTCAAAGGGTCATTGCAGAATGATAAAAAGAGCTTAGAAGTTTGCCCAGCCATTTAGGTGGGTTAAAAGGGGTTACTTCTGATACTCTCTTATTATGGGAAAAGTCCCTAATTCAAGTTCTTCTAGGTATTTATGGGAGGGTCAGAAATTTCTCTTAATCCTGAAGCTAAAatctttagctcaaaataatctgcATACTACAGAAGCCCATCTCGAGGTGGCTCATTCTGAACCCCCACACAGGTGACAtgatcttttttctgtttgtttctgtctgtgtTATAGCACTTTGTGCATACTTGACAAAAACTTGGAACAACCTTGTCATGGGCTGAACTGTATCTCCCCAAAATATGAAGTCTTTACCCTCAGAATCTcagaatatgaaattattttgaaatagagttgttgcagatgtaattagttgaGATGAGGTAAAGTAGATGAGGTAAAGTAGATGAGGTTATGCTGAGCCCCtaatatgactgatgtccttataagaagagggaaatTTGAACACCAACATGCAAAGAAGGAAGATGGATGTAAAGATACACTAGGGAAGATGGGCCATGTGATCACAGTGATGCATCTAGAAGGCAAGAAACATCAAGGACTGCCAATAATAACCAGAaactaagacagtggttctcaaactttttgaagtcagggcgcatttaaaatcctacaaataattgtaggtgcactatatacaaatttctgagaaatatgttataataataaagtcaaatattaaagaaaaaatatgaagtccaagcgtgcttttatggtaattaaatgaaataaatacgacaaaattaaatttattgacattaaaaaacatttttatgttacattttttgttatgctttttaaaatttataaaaaagaggggttaaaaataaaaaaacgacaaaaagttatctttttatatatatatatacattcttagtaagatttagtaaatttggcaggccCTGGAACGAATGTGTTACGTTTTttaattcttgtgtttatgagaaacatgagcctgatgtgtcctagatatttcttcaatgtttgggcatatatttgaaaggcaaactctcattttctcatcaatacattgaagaattcctctctttttactcttaattgtgttgagtgcagaaaacccccaccatacatatcatcttaatttgaccccaaacaaaggatagaagaaacttgcctccagtctttccagggatcaagggggggtagtgtaaacaatccagcaccacagcttaacataACCGCCTTTTACAacataatcaggcaagtgaggtggggggttgggcagactgtcagtttacagccaattccccacacctttgttccccaaaaatctaagcttcaaaaaccctgttggttttttgtccccaaaaggcacatatttctctggaataccatagggtgcacctggaaatcttctagggcacaccagtgcaccctggtgcacactttgagaaccactgaagtaGGAAAAGGCAAGGAAGGATTTTCTGTCTGGGTTTCTGCCAGAACAGCTACTTTGTGGAAGTTCTGCCACACCAGCCCTTGTGTCCTGTGCAATTCTTCTTCCATTGGCAAAAGAAGGGGatctgtctagagcagtggttttcataGCTTCCCCTACCCCCAACTGACATCTTGGGCTCTACTTTTGTGGAATTTGGGGTGGGTTGGGTTTGGAGAGAAAAGGCATTCAGACTCCACTGGGGTATGGACCTACAGGTCTGCGTCAACTGAAGTAGTTGTGTTCTTGTTTCAcgtatttacttttctaaaatcCTCTGGATTAGAATAGATGATCCCAAGCTAGAGCCAGGTACCTGGAGAGTTTGAACAATTCTGCTTTCCAGGGCCTACTTCTGGGGACCACTCATTTGTCCCTTTGGCAAGTTCCTCCATGGATCTTGGTAGATACCAAAGCGCTGGCTCTTAATGGTCAGTGATTCTAAATAAGACCTTTGGTgatggtggagggggtgggggtggctggaACTGTGCTTTTTGCTTGTACATAGATTAAACACAGTGACACAGTAAGAACTCTGAAAAGGCTCTAAATCTAGGCTTCCTTTGACCTGGAATCCTAAGTAAACTTAAACCATTTGTTTTTACAGACAGGATGGGTTTTTGAAAGAGGACTTTGTAGCTAACAAAGAGCTGTGCACATATTGGGAAAATATTGTGAGAATGAACATGCTGACCCCCACCCAGCAGAGTCAGTGAGTACTATCAATAATAAGAATTGCCCTTTACTCCAAGCATAGAACCATTCATGTGCCAGGTTTCATGCTAAGGAATTTAAACCTCATAACCACCCTCTGAGAGATGGGCTGTCACTGCTCTGACAGGCAAGAAAACAGAGGCTCTGACAGCCCCCAGGTCACAATAAAAGGAGGTATCAGAAATGACAGGACTGTGTCCTAGCCAGAAGCTCTAGATTTCCAAGCCAAGGCCCATAAGAGAAACCCCAGAGTCCTGGTGTCAGGCCTCTTCTTCCAGCCCTTGCCCTAGAGAAGGGGATTCATGTCCCTTTTCACAAAGGCTGGTTGGAGCCACCAAGGATACCTGGAGGTCTTAGTACCTAGTaaagcacttgaaaaaatatttttaaactttatacagTGGAATGGTGTCTTTGAAAACTTCTTTATATGTAAGTCCAATATAGAAAAACAGAGTTGGGCCACTGTGGTTGAAAGTAAAGGCCCAGGTGGCCTGACACCCCCAAGGTTCCCAGGACTCCCAGAGTACCACATGAAGGCCACTTATCAAGTAGGTTGGCACTTACATCAGGTACTACATCATGCACGGGTGCCATGTCTAAGGCTCTGGTCTTGGGATGGGAAAGAACCAGGCgggattggggtgggggtgggagtgggggtgtcaCTCCTGGGTTAGTCAGCACCAGGAAGGGTCCAGATGCAGGTCCATCTGAGCTGGGCACCATGTTCCCACCCTCCTCTCTAGGATAAGAAACATTGTAATCATCTTACATTGAATGGACTTTATTCCTTCAAGGTAAGGCTCATCGAGCCAGAAACTTGACAGCCCTCCCTTTTTGCTTGCTCTTCTTAAAAGCACTGGGTTTTCAAAGTTCAGTAATCATGTTCAATGTTGGTGTAGAATCCATAGCAGATGTTAGAGGTTGGCCAGGATGGCTCACGCTGACTTCATCAAACGGACCTCTTCTGGTAGATGTCTGGGATCATGCCCACTGGAGAACTGATCATGTGTACGGTGTTTCTAGTAAATAGCTTGAATTCATAATGAATAAGCTGTTCCCAAAAGCCGTTGTTAGGTCGGATGATGGGGCGGCATGACTTGGTCCACGTGTGAGCATCCAGCAGAGACATGTTGTGGTACTTCATGAGGAAGGCCATGCAGAGAGTGGCGGAGCGGCTCACGCCTGCGGCGCAATGCAGCAGTGTGCGGCCCTGCTTCATTTCCACGCTGTGAATGTGATCAGCTACAGGGTCAAAAAATTCATGGAGGCGCGCGCTGGGAGAGTCCGCCACTGGTACCTTTAGGTATTGGatgttttcaaaaaatgtgtTGACTACTTCCACTGAAACATTGATGACAGTAGTGATGTTGCTGTTGGATAACAGGAGTCTGTTGTTAGCCGCTGTGGCATTACTTATAAATAGGCTTCTAGTTATCTGGGAGAGGCCATGAATACATGAGGGCTGCGGGACAGCCTTCGCCAGGAAAGGACTTGGTGGTGTTGTCATCAAGGTGGCAGAGCAGTGGTCTTTCTGGGCCTGTTTTGGGGCACCACTCCCACTGGTGTGTTATGGAAGCTGCAGAGCCACAAAGCCTCTGGCGAGGGTCTGAGACCCAGTAGACAAGTCACTCGTCATCACCCCTCCCTACCCTGAGCATCACAATCTCCTGTCACCGAGGTTACCGGTTTCCTGGGCAACGGCAGCTTGCCACAGGAAGAACTTGGCCTCCTACCCAGGCCTTCAGAGAAAACCCAGatcttttcttatctttattcatagctgtttattttctaaggcctaattatttttttattcttatacttcaattacagttgacactcaGTATCCAAACCCTAATTTTTATCTGTcttgatgttttaaaatgttctgttACCAGATATCTATTTTATGTCCAATTATTGCACTACAGTGAACACAATACCTATGGAGGCTTCTATTTAATTGCTATTGCAAAACAGGGCTTACACTTTTTCTACATAGTAGTAGTATAATATTTTAAGTTGGGGAATAGCATTTGGCTCCTGTGATATGATAATCTCCACAAACTTGCAGGGAGCTATGGGTTTGGCTGGGCTTGGTGGGCTGGCCTGATACTTCTTTGTTGATTGTAGCTATAGAATTATGCTCCTGCTTATAAACACGTCAGGACTGGTTTTAAGGGAACATTGCTAACAGGTATATATAGCTCTTTATCTATGGTGAAGTTGGCCTGTGGTGGACAGTTATGATTAATTTAGCTATGTCAAAGTGTATCTGTGCACATGATGTATCATTTGATTCTACTTTATTACCTGAAACGACAGCTCAAATGCCTTGTCTACTTTCTTGAAAAAGAATACCCACATGCTTTTTAAACGACAAGTCATTCTGACTACTGCTGACGGTCTCTCTTAGTAATGTTAAAAGTTCTGGAACAAGTCGATGCTACATCATAATTACGccaaaaatagacttaaaaaatgTTAGCTGAGATTTACGTTTTCTTTCAGCTAAGATTTTTTGTAGAATTTGACTGAAGATTCAAAAGAACTATAACCTAATACAAATTGTTTCACAGAACAGCTGATAGATACATTACTTCACACTTACTCCTTGTTATTTGGGATTGTATGCAAAGGTGTACTGTGACTATGAGCGAGGATTAAATAGATGTCAACCTGTTTATGAACTGGAAATGATAACCTTAAAAGACAATATACTTTTTTTCAGTTGTTATAATCAGATTATTTTGCATTAACTAAATTGTCAGTGCCCATAAGTCTacctggaagaaaacaaaacataaatactaaataaatagaaaattgttTATTGTGGAGAGCTCAATTaagctaaaattaattaaaagggtCTAATCTAACATATGAGATAGGGAATCATGAGGAACTTTGTAATCTATGAACACATTAGTGGAACCCCCTTAAAAAGTGTAAGAATCTAGTTATTTCATACATATATGcttcttaaactttaaaaatgtagtaagattaaccaaaataatttttttttttacagagacagagagagagtcagagagggatagacagggacagacagacaggaacggagagatgagaagcatcaattattagttttttgttgcgcattgcgacacctcagttgttcattgtgccttgactgtgggccttcagcagaccgagtaaccccttgctctagccagagaccttgggtccaagctggtgagcttttgctcaaaccagatgagcccactctcaagctggtgacctcggggtctcgaacctggatcctcagcatcccagtccagtgttctatccactgcgccaccacctggttaggccaccaaaataattttattcactaTTCCTAAAGGCAAGCATGACTTGTATTAAGTAgatgcatttattattttcagcCAATATTCTGTGGTGCCCTTTCATTTGAGGGGTGTTGGCTGTCATAAAACTCCACAATGGGGCTTTTCCTGGGTAGGCAAGTTGATCTTTCCTCTTCCTGAGTTTGGAAACAGGTCACTTTCAGATTTCTACTTGTCTCTACTTTCTCTTATTATTTagggaaaaaatgtataaaagactttcCCAAGAACACACTCTCTTTCTGCCACTGGGAAAATACTTCGCATGTCAAGACTAGATAATGTTCAGATTTCTCAATTCAGTAATCAAGGCCCTTTCCAATCTGATCTAAGCCTGCCTTTTAaatctcatttattcattgattcaccaaatttttattaataatatggtGTAGAAGGCATTTTTTCCTATATAAATCTTCAGTTCTGACCAAGGAAATCAAATATTCTTGATAAacacaaaatatacattcttgcTTCCTTACCTTTCCTCAAGCCATTCCTTTCTCTTCAGAAAACTTTCTCCTGTCTGCTTAGTGAAGCTTATCCAAGCCTCAAGACTCAGCctgattaattttttaagaaagcatCCACTAAGCATCCAGTCTGTGTCAGGTACAGTTCAAGCATTGTGTAAATCCAGCACAACACACAGGCCCAGATATCAAAGAGCTTACAGTTTCATCAGAGAGATAGATAATAATTAAAGCATCCAGAAGAGAGGGTGATTCattcttttatgtgtgtgtttgaggACTGGGGACAGTAGAAGGATGTTATGAAATGCTACACAGAAAACATGACCCAGAACAAagctttttgttcatttgtttgtttttattatttattgtttattctgtccaagtttctttttctaagtgaaagaaagTTTATTAGTGAAGCTGTGACAAAGAGGAAGCTACACCACTGGCAGAGCTGCTGtccaaatttttgttttgaaaaatttcaaacatagagAAAAGctagaagaatcaaacaatgagcACCTTTTTTACCCTTCACTATAATTCCTTTGTTGTTGACACTTCACCACcacattccctttctctctttattcaaatatacacatacacatatttgtatgcttttctctttttgccGAACCATTGCTTGTTAATTGTAGATATAGCAACACTTTAGCCCTTCAGTACATATCTCCTAAAAACAAGTACAGTACATTCTCCTATATCACCACAATACAATGACCATACTCAGGAAATTTAATATTGACCCAACATTATTATCTAATATATAATCCATATTCAAGACTCACCAATCTTCTTAATAGTGCTATCTGTATCTGGCTCTCCTCCCCATTTAGTCCAGGATGGAATCAAGGGTCACACCTTGCTTTAGTTGTCATGTTTCTTTAGCATCTTTTAATTTGGAACAATTTCTaagccttttgttttgttttgttttggtcttttTAAACATTGAAGAGTTGATGCCAGTTTTCTAGAACATCTTTCAATTTAGATATGTTTGATTGTTCCTTTTGGATTAGATTCAGGTGAAatatttttggcaagaatactaCCAGCATGTGTCATTCCCAGTACATTGCACTGGGGACACATGACATCTGTTTGTTCTATTAACGATGGTGATAATTTTGTCCACCTGGTTAAAGTAGGATTAGCTAGGTTTCTACATTATAAAGGTAACTTTTCATCCttttaactaataaaaaatatgtagggTGGTACTTTGAGTTTGTGAGATATTTTTGGAATAAGACTTGAAATGATAAATAGGAGTTTTCCAggcagacaagaaggagagaaaatttTTGACAAGAGGGGAAGTACTATATATAAAGGCATAAAGGTACAAAATGGTGCCAGGAGGATAGAGAACAACTCAGAATTACTAGAACAGACAATGAGGCAGGAGTGTGGCACGTGGAATGGTTAGAGGAGCCAGCAGTGGAGATCACAGATAGCCTTGCAGCAAGCACTTGGGATTGATTCTTAGGCCATGGTGTCACACTAGAATATTTGATGCAGGGAAATGGCATAATCAGAATTAATTTTTAGGAAGCTAACTTACAGCTACATGGGTAGATTAGTGGAGGGGGTGATGTGGTGGGAGAAAGGCAAAACTTAAGGGATTGAAAGCTATCACAGTAGTCTAGGTGAGCAATGATACATCTATTGCAGACTTTTTCTGACATGGTAGCTGGGTTAAAGACAAATATCATTTATCTCCTCAAGTGTATGATGGGTCAGGCCACATAAGAGAATGGAATATTAAAGTTCTTATGGGTAAGTATCTGAAGAATTTGGTGTTTCTGAAGGTGGATAGTGCAGGCCAGAAGGTGAGGATGTAAGCAATAT from Saccopteryx leptura isolate mSacLep1 chromosome X, mSacLep1_pri_phased_curated, whole genome shotgun sequence includes:
- the DUSP21 gene encoding dual specificity protein phosphatase 21; translation: MTTPPSPFLAKAVPQPSCIHGLSQITRSLFISNATAANNRLLLSNSNITTVINVSVEVVNTFFENIQYLKVPVADSPSARLHEFFDPVADHIHSVEMKQGRTLLHCAAGVSRSATLCMAFLMKYHNMSLLDAHTWTKSCRPIIRPNNGFWEQLIHYEFKLFTRNTVHMISSPVGMIPDIYQKRSFLVE